The following are encoded in a window of Rosa chinensis cultivar Old Blush chromosome 4, RchiOBHm-V2, whole genome shotgun sequence genomic DNA:
- the LOC112197431 gene encoding calmodulin calcium-dependent NAD kinase produces MQQQQHHHHDGGHETIKYIKHLLAASFVSGAAAVTTPYHQKKASKTALTAPHEIFPSLNRTDSGRVGNIERFSDYVARQLGFSDANECPKMCKLAYDYLKNSEGCKDSIYEYFASEEEAESVYIEFTEELDRCILSYFAFHWSQTSHMISQVFDVESERRTKLKDYVLAATRKQRFEKISKDLKVIRVFSTLVEEMKVIGNTSKCTEVMKPLAHSERSPVLLLMGGGMGAGKSTVLKDILKEAFWTEAKKNAVVVEADAFKETDVLYRALSLKGHHHDMLQSAELVHQSSTDAASSLLVTALNEGRDVIMDGTLSWAPFVDQTIAMARNVHNCRYRMGVGYKVADDGTVTENYWEQVSEEEEDEHQKLEKAGKPQRKPYRIELVGVVCDAYLAVIRGIRRAIMIHRAVRVNSQIQSHQRFASSFTGYCQLVDNARLYCTNAMAGPPKLIGWKNGDNNLLVDPKEIKCLTDLSNLNSKADSIYELYTHNPDLILEPGSVWKEAVLSPARPSIQRKLRACIQRIEISSITADELS; encoded by the exons atgcagcagcagcagcaccaCCACCATG ATGGTGGGCATGAGACAATCAAGTACATCAAGCACCTACTGGCCGCCTCGTTTGTTAGTGGTGCAGCGGCGGTCACCACCCCTTATCACCAGAAAAAGGCCTCGAAGACGGCCTTGACAGCTCCACATGAAATCTTTCCAAGTCTCAACAGGACAGACTCCGGCCGTGTTGGAAACATCGAGAGATTCTCCGACTATGTTG CTAGGCAGCTAGGATTTTCGGACGCAAATGAGTGCCCCAAGATGTGCAAGTTGGCATATGACTACTTGAAAAACTCCGAAGGGTGTAAAGACAGCATCTACGAGTATTTCGCTTCCGAAGAAGAAGCAGAGTCTGTCTACATCGAGTTTACAGAAGAATTGGATCGATGCATCCTTAGTTATTTTGCGTTTCATTGGAGTCAAACTTCTCATATGATTAGCCAG GTTTTTGATGTGGAATCTGAGAGGAGAACGAAGCTCAAAGACTATGTACTAGCAGCTACCAG GAAACAGAGATTTGAGAAGATAAGCAAGGACCTAAAGGTGATAAGGGTGTTCTCTACTTTGGTAGAGGAAATGAAAGTAATTGGCAACACATCAAAATGCACAGAAGTAATGAAGCCTTTGGCACATAGTGAGAGGAGCCCTGTGCTCCTTCTCATGGGTGGTGGAATGGGAGCTGGCAAAAGCACTGTCCTCAAAGACATTCTCAAAGA GGCATTCTGGACAGAAGCCAAGAAAAATGCGGTGGTTGTAGAGGCAGACGCTTTCAAGGAGACGGATGTTCTTTACAGAGCGTTAAGCCTGAAAGGTCATCATCATGACATGCTCCAATCTGCTGAATTG GTGCACCAATCATCCACCGATGCTGCATCGTCCCTCCTAGTGACTGCACTCAACGAAGGACGGGATGTGATCATGGATGGCACTCTATCATGGGCACCGTTTGTCGATCAGACAATAGCAATGGCCCGAAATGTTCACAACTGCCGGTACCGGATGGGAGTTGGATACAAGGTGGCTGATGATGGCACCGTCACTGAAAATTATTGGGAACAagtaagtgaagaagaagaggatgagcATCAAAAGTTAGAAAAAGCAGGGAAACCCCAGAGAAAACCGTACAGAATAGAGTTGGTTGGAGTGGTTTGTGATGCTTATTTAGCTGTCATTAGAGGCATTAGGCGAGCTATAATGATTCATAGGGCAGTGAGGGTGAATTCACAGATTCAATCCCACCAGAGATTTGCTAGTTCATTTACTGGATATTGCCAGCTTGTCGATAATGCCAGGCTCTACTGCACTAATGCTATGGCTGGCCCTCCTAAG CTGATAGGATGGAAGAATGGAGATAACAACCTGCTAGTGGATCCGAAAGAAATCAAATGCTTGACAGACTTGAGCAATTTGAACTCTAAAGCCGATTCGATTTACGAGCTTTACACGCACAACCCGGACCTTATACTGGAACCTGGTTCTGTTTGGAAAGAAGCTGTTTTGTCCCCTGCAAGGCCAAGCATTCAGCGCAAGCTAAGGGCTTGTATTCAAAGAATTGAAATTTCAAGTATTACTGCTGACGAATTAAGTTAA